Proteins from a genomic interval of Corynebacterium deserti GIMN1.010:
- the smpB gene encoding SsrA-binding protein SmpB has protein sequence MAKKKKKVDDNNAVLATNRKARHDYHIIDTWEAGVVLLGTEIKSLREGKVSLVDSFATVENGEIWLHHLHIPQYSMGSWTNHTPKRTRKLLLHRKEIDSLMGKVRDGNRTLVPLKLYLKNGRVKLELGLAEGKQDYDKRQDIKRRTEEREVTRELGRRIKGINA, from the coding sequence ATGGCCAAGAAAAAGAAGAAAGTCGACGACAACAACGCAGTTCTCGCGACTAATCGCAAGGCTCGCCATGACTACCACATCATCGACACGTGGGAGGCGGGCGTGGTGCTCTTAGGTACCGAAATCAAATCGCTGCGCGAAGGCAAAGTCTCCCTCGTAGATTCCTTTGCCACCGTGGAAAACGGAGAAATCTGGCTCCACCACCTCCACATCCCGCAGTACTCGATGGGGTCCTGGACCAACCACACCCCCAAGCGCACCCGCAAACTCCTGCTTCACCGCAAGGAAATCGACTCCCTCATGGGTAAAGTGCGCGACGGCAACCGCACCCTCGTTCCGCTCAAGCTCTACCTCAAAAACGGTCGCGTCAAACTCGAGCTCGGGCTTGCCGAAGGTAAGCAAGACTACGACAAGCGCCAGGACATTAAGCGTCGCACCGAAGAGCGTGAAGTCACCCGCGAGCTCGGCCGCCGCATCAAGGGAATCAACGCCTAA
- a CDS encoding DUF488 domain-containing protein, with product MSIHIAKVHDVLKGERTFGTTILVDRLWPRGVKKADLNPDLWLKGVAPSTELRTWFHHEPEKFEEFTTRYAAELDGCSSPDLQTLIDATSHPLTLLYGAADREHNHAIVLAQWLNERCLP from the coding sequence ATGTCCATTCACATCGCAAAAGTCCACGACGTCCTCAAAGGCGAACGCACCTTTGGCACAACCATTTTGGTGGATCGTCTATGGCCACGCGGTGTGAAAAAGGCCGACCTCAACCCCGACCTCTGGCTCAAAGGCGTGGCGCCCTCCACCGAGCTTCGGACGTGGTTTCACCACGAACCGGAAAAATTTGAGGAATTTACCACGCGCTACGCCGCGGAATTAGACGGTTGCAGCTCACCCGACCTGCAAACGCTTATCGACGCCACCTCCCACCCCCTCACCCTCCTTTACGGTGCCGCCGATCGCGAACACAACCACGCCATCGTCCTCGCGCAGTGGCTTAACGAACGGTGTTTGCCTTAA